Proteins from a single region of Candidatus Dependentiae bacterium:
- the pheT gene encoding phenylalanine--tRNA ligase subunit beta: MKLSLAWIFDHIKADWKSQDVQLIFKKFNAITAEIEKIHPVDFDMQNFFMATLIEQTIDSIVLEISELGKKVSLPLRLQAQDLLALTPGLCFMLKRVGSDFSWATATDFDLEKGGLLPAFDVPPADRSGNWRQQFESTDVMIEVDNKSITHRPDMWGHRGFAREIAAFLNLPLKPESEFLKPISIQTFEECSQATMTTPFVVQNNAPELCAKFTGLYFSSIEHKPSNVLVASRLLKVGLKPHSALVDATNYLMQDWSQPVHAYDAQKINGQKIIVRLAKNGEKLELLDGSSISLTDEDLVIADAQKSMCLAGVKGGLHSGVGPTTTQLFFESANFQATSVRKTAQRHKLRTDSSARYEKTLDPEQALQGALRFAKLLEQCDIKVVHAQEVIAVGSQTPEVVIEVDHAFLQARSGIALTEQDVVGALIVRDFKVQVSSNTQGEKVYLVTIPSFRASKDIKIKEDILEEVIRAYGFERIPHVLPHFAQSPFSLTATMRMRAIKRFLAFSARMTEQQNYAFHDEAFLNHVDLKPVKSADIINPVSENHYRMIDSLVPGLLKNVKDNHVGRDRLAFFECGKQWSLFEQTIIERKSVAGIVFDKRAQVDFYTCKQYIFDLFAVVGLQASMITCKKSFAHTSGWYNKQQTLELFYNDLLIGIAGKADALLLSKLDIIEGSDAFIFELDLDFLLNTVISNKRMEKVSKFQETSFDISILVPLNITVAMLEQVFASVYPLVYKVELADFFEKEEWKDQRSLTFRFWMSHHERTLEKEDIDAAWNAAIACAQKHGATLRT; the protein is encoded by the coding sequence ATGAAACTTTCACTTGCTTGGATCTTTGATCATATTAAAGCTGACTGGAAATCGCAGGATGTGCAGCTTATTTTTAAAAAATTTAACGCCATTACTGCAGAAATAGAAAAAATTCATCCTGTAGACTTTGATATGCAAAATTTTTTTATGGCAACCTTGATTGAACAAACAATTGATAGCATTGTGCTTGAAATCTCTGAGTTGGGCAAAAAAGTTTCACTGCCATTACGCTTGCAAGCACAGGACTTGCTTGCATTAACGCCGGGTCTTTGCTTTATGCTTAAGCGTGTGGGCAGCGATTTTTCATGGGCAACTGCTACCGACTTTGATCTTGAAAAGGGTGGATTATTGCCTGCCTTTGATGTGCCACCAGCTGACCGTTCTGGTAATTGGCGGCAGCAGTTTGAAAGCACTGATGTCATGATTGAAGTGGACAATAAATCCATTACTCACAGACCAGACATGTGGGGACATAGAGGCTTTGCGCGCGAAATAGCAGCGTTTCTGAATTTGCCACTGAAACCTGAGTCTGAATTTCTCAAGCCAATTTCTATTCAAACATTTGAAGAATGCTCTCAAGCAACAATGACTACGCCATTTGTTGTGCAAAACAATGCACCGGAGTTGTGTGCAAAATTTACCGGGCTCTACTTTTCCTCAATTGAGCACAAGCCCAGCAACGTGCTTGTTGCAAGTAGGCTCTTAAAAGTTGGCCTCAAGCCGCATAGCGCTCTTGTTGATGCAACAAATTATCTCATGCAGGATTGGTCACAACCGGTCCATGCTTACGATGCCCAAAAAATCAATGGCCAAAAAATTATTGTTCGTCTTGCAAAAAATGGTGAAAAGCTAGAACTTCTTGATGGCAGTTCAATTTCGCTTACCGATGAAGATCTTGTGATTGCAGACGCTCAGAAATCCATGTGCCTTGCGGGTGTAAAGGGTGGCTTACATTCGGGTGTTGGGCCAACAACGACGCAGCTTTTTTTTGAGTCTGCAAATTTTCAAGCGACTAGCGTACGTAAAACGGCACAACGCCACAAGTTGCGTACCGATTCATCTGCGCGCTACGAAAAGACTCTTGATCCAGAGCAAGCGCTTCAGGGAGCACTGCGCTTTGCAAAATTGCTTGAGCAATGTGATATCAAGGTGGTTCACGCGCAAGAAGTTATTGCAGTAGGCTCGCAAACTCCTGAAGTAGTAATTGAAGTTGACCATGCATTTTTGCAGGCACGATCAGGCATTGCTTTGACCGAGCAGGATGTCGTTGGTGCTTTGATTGTGCGTGATTTTAAGGTGCAGGTAAGCTCCAATACACAGGGTGAAAAAGTTTATCTGGTAACTATTCCATCATTTCGAGCATCAAAAGATATAAAAATAAAAGAAGATATTTTGGAAGAAGTAATTCGAGCATATGGTTTTGAGCGTATTCCTCACGTGCTCCCTCACTTTGCTCAAAGTCCATTTAGTCTTACTGCTACAATGCGAATGCGTGCTATCAAGCGCTTTTTAGCTTTTTCAGCTCGTATGACCGAACAGCAAAATTATGCATTTCATGATGAAGCATTTTTGAATCACGTTGATTTAAAACCGGTAAAAAGTGCTGATATCATCAACCCTGTTTCAGAAAATCATTATCGAATGATCGACTCGCTGGTTCCTGGCTTGCTTAAAAATGTTAAAGATAATCATGTAGGGCGCGACAGGCTGGCGTTTTTTGAATGCGGCAAGCAGTGGAGCCTCTTTGAGCAGACAATTATTGAGCGTAAATCGGTTGCAGGTATTGTGTTTGATAAACGAGCACAGGTCGATTTTTATACCTGTAAGCAATATATTTTTGATTTATTCGCGGTAGTTGGGCTGCAAGCAAGTATGATCACCTGTAAGAAATCTTTTGCCCATACTTCAGGTTGGTACAATAAGCAGCAAACGCTTGAGCTTTTCTACAATGATTTACTCATTGGTATTGCAGGTAAGGCTGATGCTCTTTTGCTTTCAAAGCTTGATATCATTGAAGGTTCTGATGCTTTTATTTTTGAATTAGATCTTGATTTCTTGCTGAATACTGTTATTTCAAATAAGCGTATGGAGAAAGTTTCAAAGTTTCAGGAAACATCATTTGATATCAGTATCTTGGTGCCTCTGAACATAACCGTTGCAATGCTTGAACAGGTTTTTGCTTCTGTTTATCCGCTTGTTTACAAAGTTGAACTTGCAGACTTCTTTGAAAAAGAAGAATGGAAAGATCAACGTTCACTGACGTTTCGGTTTTGGATGAGCCACCATGAGCGTACGCTTGAAAAAGAAGACATTGATGCAGCCTGGAATGCTGCCATTGCTTGTGCGCAAAAGCATGGTGCTACTTTACGAACGTAG
- a CDS encoding GIY-YIG nuclease family protein: MYYVYLLRSIVFPNQTYIGYTINLERRLEKHNSGGSVHTAKYKPWQLIMYLCFKDEITAIEFEKYLKSGSGSAFAKKRLWPEARNG, translated from the coding sequence GTGTATTATGTATATCTCTTAAGATCAATAGTTTTTCCTAATCAAACCTATATTGGTTATACAATTAATCTAGAGCGACGCTTAGAAAAGCATAACTCTGGTGGATCGGTTCATACGGCAAAGTATAAGCCGTGGCAACTAATAATGTACCTGTGTTTTAAAGATGAAATTACGGCGATTGAATTTGAAAAATATTTAAAATCTGGTTCGGGTAGTGCATTTGCAAAAAAACGACTATGGCCAGAAGCAAGAAATGGTTAA
- a CDS encoding CYTH domain-containing protein, with amino-acid sequence MLKVALFGEILLSSSACKKEIEEVIARIQDIESLDVSTVPLSKEKVLWFKNNLGFAATRYISSLEQCNKQESLMNIEFEAKFFVDPELFKKKLEQVGATLRVSDRLMRRKTFILPVDDLEAQRNMWGRVRDEGDRITMTVKHLSSATSIDGVREMELDVNDFDKACLFMQLTGCIIKSYQENYRETWEIDGCQVTIDRWPGLQPFVEIEGPDKKSVEDLLARFDVKAEEIFFGSIDVVYEERLGIPTVVFNQLPCVTFSTIDELTKKHGH; translated from the coding sequence TTGTTGAAAGTTGCATTGTTTGGCGAGATTTTGCTGAGTTCATCAGCTTGTAAAAAAGAAATAGAAGAGGTAATTGCTCGAATCCAAGATATTGAATCACTTGATGTTTCAACGGTACCATTAAGCAAAGAAAAAGTTTTATGGTTCAAAAATAATTTAGGGTTTGCAGCGACTCGATATATTAGTTCACTTGAGCAATGTAATAAACAAGAGAGTCTTATGAATATTGAATTTGAAGCAAAATTTTTTGTTGATCCTGAATTATTCAAAAAAAAGCTTGAACAAGTTGGGGCTACTCTTAGAGTATCAGATCGGTTGATGCGCCGAAAAACATTTATTCTTCCTGTTGACGACTTAGAGGCTCAGAGAAATATGTGGGGAAGGGTGAGGGATGAGGGAGACCGAATAACAATGACCGTTAAGCATCTTTCATCAGCAACAAGCATTGATGGGGTTCGAGAAATGGAGCTTGATGTGAATGATTTTGATAAAGCATGCCTATTTATGCAGCTTACTGGATGTATTATTAAATCTTATCAAGAAAATTATCGAGAGACCTGGGAGATTGATGGTTGCCAAGTTACTATTGATCGATGGCCAGGGCTTCAGCCTTTTGTAGAAATAGAAGGTCCTGATAAAAAAAGTGTCGAAGATTTGTTAGCTCGTTTTGATGTTAAGGCTGAAGAGATTTTTTTTGGTAGTATCGATGTTGTGTATGAAGAACGTCTTGGTATTCCAACGGTTGTATTTAATCAACTACCGTGTGTAACTTTTTCGACTATTGATGAACTTACCAAAAAACATGGACATTGA
- the uvrB gene encoding excinuclease ABC subunit UvrB produces the protein MSTKKSVFSLLSPFAPSGNQPEAIDQLNQGRPGKSILLGVTGSGKTFTLANVIAKQNRPVLILSPNKTLAAQLYEEFSLFFPNNKVCYFVSYYDYYQPESYLPAQDIYVPKETKINAEIERLRVEATASIINRDDVIVIASVSAIYSLGNPWDYRELTFSLKVGQKISRKELIDKLIFIQYKRNDVETTSGLFRVMGNTITINLPYFRDNLRIELFGDEIELLELIDKRENKVLSTLDNVLIFPAKHFVTTEEKRNNAVAFIKQDLELEAAKIENPLYRERLLTRIKHDLDMLQETGYCSGIENYSRYFDGRLPGEAPYPLFDFFDRDFLLIIDESHIALPQLHGMYKGDRARKQSLIEYGFRLQASYDNRPLKFEEVEKYFKDVIFVSATPGEYELEHAKQVVEQVVRPTGILDPEIEIVGREGQLSHLMQQINQTTERGYRTLVTVLTKKAAEDLAQFLEHKKIKVCYMHSEIKTPQRTEILHKLRLGVFDCVVGINLLREGLDLPEVALVAVMDADIEGFLRNAKSLIQTIGRAARNAQGKVIFYADRLTDSIKKAISETERRRALQMEYNQKHGITPRNVEREVTKSISKLQEDIMKASKLGSGVKNFRPKSEEEARAFVTQLEAEMSLAAENLDFEKAIQLREKILEFRKKYLKIV, from the coding sequence ATGAGTACTAAAAAAAGCGTTTTTTCACTTTTATCTCCGTTTGCGCCATCTGGCAACCAGCCAGAGGCAATTGATCAGCTTAACCAAGGCCGTCCTGGAAAGTCTATATTGCTGGGTGTAACTGGCTCGGGTAAGACCTTTACGCTTGCAAACGTTATAGCCAAGCAGAACAGACCAGTTTTGATTTTGTCGCCTAACAAAACGTTGGCTGCTCAGCTCTACGAAGAGTTTAGTCTTTTCTTTCCTAACAACAAGGTTTGCTATTTTGTCAGTTATTATGACTACTATCAACCAGAATCGTACCTGCCAGCCCAAGATATCTACGTTCCCAAAGAGACTAAAATTAACGCCGAAATTGAGCGGTTACGTGTTGAAGCTACCGCATCAATTATCAACAGAGACGATGTTATTGTTATTGCATCGGTTTCGGCTATCTATTCTTTGGGTAACCCGTGGGATTATCGCGAGCTCACCTTTTCGCTCAAGGTTGGGCAAAAAATATCCCGTAAGGAGCTCATTGATAAGCTCATTTTTATTCAATACAAACGTAATGATGTTGAAACAACTTCAGGGCTTTTTCGTGTCATGGGCAACACGATTACGATTAATCTTCCTTATTTTCGTGATAACTTGCGCATAGAGCTGTTTGGTGATGAAATTGAACTTTTAGAGCTTATTGATAAGCGTGAAAACAAAGTGCTTTCAACGCTTGATAATGTTTTGATTTTTCCAGCAAAACATTTTGTAACAACCGAAGAAAAGCGCAATAATGCCGTTGCATTTATCAAGCAAGATTTAGAGCTTGAAGCAGCAAAAATTGAGAACCCGCTCTATCGAGAACGATTATTAACCCGTATTAAGCACGACCTTGATATGTTGCAAGAAACAGGTTACTGCTCAGGAATTGAAAATTACTCACGTTATTTTGATGGTCGCTTACCGGGTGAAGCTCCCTATCCACTGTTTGATTTCTTTGATCGTGATTTCTTGTTAATTATTGACGAGTCGCATATCGCGTTGCCTCAGTTGCATGGGATGTACAAGGGCGATCGAGCTCGAAAACAATCGCTCATCGAGTATGGCTTTCGACTTCAGGCTTCGTATGATAATAGACCTTTGAAATTTGAGGAGGTCGAAAAATACTTTAAAGACGTTATCTTTGTTTCTGCAACTCCGGGCGAGTATGAGCTTGAGCATGCAAAACAGGTGGTAGAACAGGTGGTTCGTCCAACCGGCATTCTTGACCCTGAAATTGAGATTGTTGGCCGAGAGGGGCAACTCAGCCATTTAATGCAACAGATTAATCAAACCACTGAACGGGGTTATCGGACCCTTGTTACGGTGTTGACTAAAAAAGCGGCAGAAGATTTAGCGCAATTTCTTGAGCATAAAAAAATTAAAGTCTGTTACATGCACAGTGAAATCAAGACTCCGCAACGAACAGAAATATTACATAAGCTTCGTTTGGGGGTTTTTGATTGTGTTGTGGGAATCAACTTGCTGCGTGAAGGTCTCGATTTGCCTGAAGTTGCACTGGTTGCGGTTATGGATGCCGATATTGAAGGTTTCTTGCGCAATGCAAAGTCGCTTATTCAAACCATTGGTAGAGCAGCACGCAACGCGCAGGGAAAGGTTATTTTTTATGCCGATCGGCTTACTGATTCAATAAAAAAAGCAATTTCAGAGACAGAACGTCGTCGAGCCTTGCAGATGGAATATAATCAGAAACATGGCATTACTCCACGCAACGTTGAGCGTGAGGTAACCAAGAGCATTTCTAAGCTTCAAGAAGATATCATGAAGGCGTCTAAGCTTGGGTCAGGAGTTAAAAACTTTAGGCCAAAGAGTGAAGAAGAAGCGCGCGCTTTTGTTACGCAGCTTGAAGCTGAAATGAGCCTTGCGGCAGAAAATCTTGATTTTGAAAAGGCTATTCAGTTACGTGAAAAGATTCTTGAATTCCGTAAAAAATATCTTAAAATCGTCTAA